One Candidatus Eisenbacteria bacterium genomic region harbors:
- a CDS encoding efflux RND transporter periplasmic adaptor subunit: protein MNRHLLLLLPALVFPLAGCTRTDAAPGHPAETVAVRVAAVTAVKLALPVTATGTLVPKDGANLSFKVGGLVARVLVNEGDRVRAGQLLAQLDLGEIEPGVTRAAAAAEKAERDHRRLERLYADSVATLSQLQDAGTARDAARAEYEAARFNRSHAVIVAPASGMVLRRLAEPGEVVAAGMPVLAFGSHARGQVLRAGLADRDFVRVRLGDRATVRFDAIPGREFQGTVTELGNASDPATGTYRVEVSLPGAAALASGLVGSVEIRPRAESAVTLVPVEALLEADGDAATVYTLAPDGRRAERREVRLAFLDGGRAAIRSGLEGARLVVTEGAGRIGAGDRVEVMK from the coding sequence ATGAACCGCCACCTCCTGTTGTTGCTTCCCGCCCTGGTGTTCCCGCTGGCCGGGTGCACCCGCACCGATGCGGCCCCGGGCCACCCGGCTGAGACCGTGGCCGTGCGCGTGGCCGCCGTCACCGCGGTGAAGCTGGCCCTGCCGGTGACCGCCACCGGAACCCTGGTCCCCAAGGACGGCGCCAACCTCAGCTTCAAGGTGGGCGGGTTGGTGGCGCGGGTGCTGGTGAACGAGGGCGACCGCGTGCGCGCGGGGCAGCTGCTCGCCCAGCTCGACCTCGGCGAGATCGAGCCGGGCGTCACGCGCGCCGCGGCCGCCGCGGAGAAGGCCGAGCGCGACCACCGCCGGCTCGAGCGCCTCTACGCCGACAGCGTCGCCACGCTGTCGCAATTGCAGGACGCCGGCACCGCGCGCGACGCGGCGCGGGCCGAGTACGAGGCCGCGCGCTTCAACCGCAGCCACGCCGTCATCGTGGCCCCCGCCTCGGGCATGGTGCTCCGCCGTCTCGCCGAGCCCGGCGAGGTGGTGGCCGCGGGCATGCCGGTGCTGGCCTTCGGCAGCCACGCCCGCGGCCAGGTGCTGCGTGCCGGGCTGGCCGACCGCGACTTCGTGCGCGTGCGGCTGGGCGACCGCGCCACGGTGCGCTTCGACGCGATCCCCGGTCGCGAGTTTCAGGGCACCGTCACCGAGCTGGGCAACGCATCCGACCCGGCCACCGGGACCTACCGCGTGGAAGTCTCGCTGCCCGGCGCGGCCGCGCTCGCGAGCGGACTCGTGGGCAGTGTCGAGATCCGCCCGCGCGCGGAGTCGGCGGTCACGCTCGTGCCGGTCGAGGCGCTGCTGGAGGCGGACGGCGACGCCGCCACCGTGTACACGCTGGCCCCCGACGGCCGGCGCGCCGAGCGGCGCGAGGTGAGACTCGCCTTCCTGGACGGCGGGCGCGCCGCGATCCGCAGCGGCCTGGAGGGCGCGCGCCTGGTGGTCACCGAGGGCGCCGGCAGGATCGGCGCGGGCGACCGCGTGGAGGTGATGAAATGA
- a CDS encoding TolC family protein yields MIGTHNLVLRISRIVTALAVAISLPPAVARAEQPKSARAVEAAPAPAGAERPLARDPLAPLVSEALANNLEFASARLAERRASAELTAARTQWLPSVRLETRASKLDDVQDLGALINPAYEALNRLTGTRDFPTDLSLTLPRQYESHLRVTQPLIHEPLRASVSIAGAGRDAARAARGAAARRLAAEVQIAYLRHASALRVVRIEESALNLVQENERVAGKLLAAGRATPEAVHRARADRAEVAQQLDDARVRASAAARELNRVAGRADGAPVEDLPDSSFDLPLGVGAEEAVRSALTRREELAQADAGSRAARAAVRAATGTFLPNVSAAFDLAYQGERWGLRSKDRSWSASLVASWDLFRGGSDLARRAAARAGAERAELDRRDAAERIAVEVRNAHEAARVGRDALATADTRADAARHTYSMVRRRYEEGTASPLELTAARTQLTTAEINRVLTLYRYAILRVDLERAAALRDLPAEKGDLR; encoded by the coding sequence ATGATAGGCACTCACAACCTGGTCCTGAGGATCTCCCGGATCGTGACCGCCCTGGCGGTTGCCATCTCGCTCCCGCCGGCAGTTGCCCGCGCGGAGCAGCCCAAGTCCGCGCGCGCCGTGGAGGCCGCGCCCGCCCCGGCGGGTGCGGAGCGCCCGCTCGCGCGCGACCCCCTGGCGCCGTTGGTCTCCGAGGCGCTCGCCAACAATCTCGAGTTCGCCTCGGCGCGACTCGCCGAGCGGCGCGCGTCCGCGGAGCTCACGGCCGCGCGCACGCAGTGGCTGCCGTCGGTCCGCCTGGAGACGCGAGCCTCGAAGCTCGACGACGTGCAGGACCTGGGTGCGCTGATCAACCCGGCCTACGAGGCGCTGAACCGACTTACCGGCACGCGCGACTTCCCGACCGACCTCAGCCTGACGCTGCCGCGGCAGTACGAGTCGCACCTGCGCGTGACGCAGCCGCTCATCCACGAACCGCTCCGCGCCAGCGTCTCGATCGCGGGCGCGGGCCGCGACGCCGCGCGCGCCGCCCGCGGCGCGGCCGCGCGCCGGCTGGCGGCGGAGGTGCAGATCGCCTACCTGCGGCACGCCTCGGCCCTGCGGGTGGTGCGCATCGAGGAGTCCGCGCTCAACCTGGTGCAGGAGAACGAGCGCGTAGCCGGAAAGCTGCTCGCCGCGGGCAGGGCCACGCCGGAGGCCGTGCACCGCGCCCGCGCCGACCGCGCGGAAGTGGCGCAGCAGCTCGACGACGCGCGGGTGCGTGCGTCCGCAGCGGCGCGCGAGCTCAACCGCGTCGCCGGCCGCGCGGACGGAGCGCCGGTGGAGGACCTGCCGGACAGCTCCTTCGACCTGCCCCTGGGGGTCGGTGCCGAGGAGGCCGTCCGCTCGGCGCTGACGCGCCGGGAGGAACTGGCGCAGGCGGACGCCGGCTCGCGCGCGGCCCGGGCCGCGGTGCGCGCCGCCACCGGGACATTCCTGCCGAACGTCTCCGCGGCGTTCGACCTGGCGTACCAGGGGGAGCGCTGGGGGCTGCGCTCCAAGGACCGCTCCTGGAGCGCCTCGCTGGTCGCCTCGTGGGACCTGTTCCGCGGCGGCAGCGACCTGGCGCGCCGCGCGGCCGCGCGCGCCGGCGCCGAGCGCGCGGAGCTGGATCGCCGCGACGCCGCGGAGCGCATCGCCGTGGAGGTGCGCAACGCCCACGAGGCCGCGAGGGTGGGCCGCGATGCGCTGGCCACCGCGGACACGCGCGCCGACGCCGCCCGTCACACCTATTCCATGGTGCGCCGCCGGTACGAGGAGGGCACGGCCAGCCCCCTCGAGCTGACCGCCGCGCGCACCCAGCTCACCACCGCCGAGATCAACCGCGTGCTCACCCTGTACCGCTACGCGATCCTGCGGGTGGACCTGGAGCGCGCCGCCGCGCTGCGGGACCTGCCCGCCGAGAAGGGAGACCTCCGATGA
- a CDS encoding TetR/AcrR family transcriptional regulator: MGTKERRERERMDTREKILAAAREMFATKGYDAVTMRAIADHIEYTPTALYHHFPSKHALLTELCERDFDELGRHFRTTVAPSDPVERLFAVGEAYLRFALEYPSQYRFMFMTVLPPIKVEDTCFAEEHNNPERSAYAFLRQACSEAIEQGRFRPEYNDPDQIAQMCWGAIHGIIALQVAKHEQSFIPWRDLRETVRLMLAALMRGILKGC; the protein is encoded by the coding sequence ATGGGCACCAAGGAAAGACGCGAACGCGAGCGCATGGACACCCGCGAGAAGATCCTCGCGGCGGCGCGCGAGATGTTCGCGACCAAGGGCTACGACGCCGTCACCATGCGCGCGATCGCCGATCACATCGAGTACACACCCACGGCGCTGTACCACCACTTCCCGAGCAAGCACGCGCTGCTCACGGAGCTGTGCGAGAGGGATTTCGACGAGCTCGGGCGGCACTTCCGGACCACGGTGGCGCCGTCCGACCCCGTCGAGCGGCTGTTTGCGGTCGGCGAAGCCTACCTGCGCTTCGCGCTCGAGTATCCGAGCCAGTACCGGTTCATGTTCATGACCGTGTTGCCCCCGATCAAGGTCGAGGACACCTGCTTCGCGGAAGAGCACAACAACCCGGAGCGGAGCGCCTACGCTTTCCTGCGCCAGGCGTGCTCCGAGGCGATCGAGCAGGGGCGCTTCCGGCCCGAGTACAACGACCCCGACCAGATCGCGCAGATGTGTTGGGGCGCCATCCACGGGATCATCGCCCTGCAGGTGGCCAAGCACGAGCAGAGCTTCATCCCCTGGAGAGACCTGCGCGAGACGGTTCGGCTCATGCTGGCCGCGCTCATGCGCGGGATCCTGAAGGGCTGTTGA
- the efp gene encoding elongation factor P has product MPIPATQVKVGMTIIYNGQPHRVTQVVHVTPGNWRGMVQTKMVNIKTGSNAEHRFRSEDKVDRAEMETHEMRFLYQAGNEYVFMNTENYEQVPIARDVLGDATLYLVEDMDITVDYFESKPVGVELPLSVTLEIVECDPPLKGATASGSPKPAKLTTGLTVKVPQHMNVGDKVSVDTRDGSFIGRA; this is encoded by the coding sequence ATGCCCATTCCGGCCACCCAGGTCAAGGTCGGCATGACCATCATCTACAACGGCCAGCCCCACCGCGTGACCCAGGTGGTCCACGTCACTCCGGGCAACTGGCGCGGCATGGTGCAGACCAAGATGGTCAACATCAAGACCGGCTCGAACGCCGAGCACCGCTTCCGCTCCGAGGACAAGGTGGACCGCGCCGAGATGGAGACGCACGAGATGCGCTTCCTCTACCAGGCCGGCAACGAGTACGTGTTCATGAACACCGAGAACTACGAGCAGGTGCCGATCGCCCGCGACGTGCTGGGCGACGCCACGCTCTACCTGGTGGAGGACATGGACATCACCGTGGACTATTTCGAGAGCAAGCCGGTGGGCGTGGAGCTGCCGCTCTCGGTGACGCTGGAGATCGTGGAGTGCGATCCGCCGCTTAAGGGTGCCACCGCCAGCGGCAGCCCCAAGCCCGCCAAGCTCACCACCGGTCTGACGGTGAAGGTGCCGCAGCACATGAACGTGGGGGACAAGGTGTCGGTGGACACCCGGGACGGTTCGTTCATCGGGCGGGCGTAG
- a CDS encoding aspartyl protease family protein: MTRRTRIVAAALALALSAAPGANAAPSAVRNAPEKTNPDLQQVLRRHADALGGLEKLRALKCVWGEGTISVGGLNGTLRAYMEFPGRMRNEFQIASLRQVVVQDGGSAWMVDQNGQVKEMTGQELRNLQDERCVSAYRYLLAPDEATVRFSTATPESAQYINLDVVPAGGKPVRLCLDPVTYLPRKMIQVSAMGEAQTYLSDYREVAGVKMSFRSVQMLGGDATRAITVTTDKSAAVPTLPDTLWRRPGASARDWELAGGAGSVTLPAEIVNHHVFVQGRVNASPPMYFLLDSGAGATVVERSVADSLGLKTEGKLGAQGVGGTTDFGFTQVDSLVVGGVKIGSQRIIAIALPGIRALLDRPLAGILGYDFLSRFAVSVDYSGKQVTFSDPAAWQAPESAHAVAMELVHNVPVVTASCDGIPGRFVVDTGNNGSLLLHGPFVREHRLMENTARKLQVRVRGAGGEETNTTVRMKSFELGGFTLANPLVSLSSSQRGVTGGSSELAGNIGGWLLEQFRLTLDYKGRKLWLQPGRLFGEAMNVGRLGWQVAKLDGQLRVVGVAPGTPAADAGVEEGDLLMTLEDQDIHGLTGEMLRKVTDQPAGTKLTFGLKRAGEEKVVQVTLRDIL; the protein is encoded by the coding sequence ATGACCCGCCGAACCAGGATCGTTGCCGCCGCGCTGGCGCTGGCCCTTTCCGCCGCCCCGGGCGCGAACGCCGCCCCGTCCGCCGTCCGGAACGCCCCGGAAAAGACGAATCCCGACCTCCAGCAGGTCCTGCGCCGTCACGCCGACGCGCTGGGGGGGCTGGAGAAGCTCCGCGCCCTCAAGTGCGTGTGGGGCGAGGGCACCATCTCGGTGGGCGGCCTCAACGGGACGCTGCGCGCCTACATGGAGTTTCCCGGGCGGATGCGCAACGAGTTCCAGATCGCGTCCCTGCGCCAGGTGGTGGTCCAGGACGGCGGCTCGGCGTGGATGGTGGACCAGAACGGCCAGGTGAAGGAGATGACCGGCCAGGAGCTGCGCAACCTCCAGGATGAGCGCTGCGTCTCCGCGTACCGGTACCTCCTGGCCCCGGACGAAGCCACGGTCCGCTTCTCCACCGCGACCCCCGAGAGCGCGCAGTACATCAACCTCGACGTGGTGCCCGCGGGCGGCAAGCCGGTCCGGCTGTGCCTGGATCCGGTCACCTACCTGCCCCGGAAGATGATCCAGGTGTCGGCCATGGGCGAGGCCCAGACGTATCTCTCGGACTACCGCGAAGTGGCCGGCGTGAAGATGTCCTTCCGCTCCGTGCAGATGCTGGGCGGCGACGCCACGCGGGCCATCACGGTGACCACCGACAAGTCGGCGGCGGTGCCCACGCTGCCCGACACCCTGTGGCGGCGGCCGGGCGCCTCGGCCCGCGACTGGGAGCTGGCGGGCGGCGCCGGCTCCGTGACGCTGCCGGCCGAGATCGTCAACCACCACGTATTCGTGCAGGGCCGCGTGAACGCCTCCCCGCCGATGTACTTCCTGCTGGACTCCGGCGCCGGCGCCACGGTGGTGGAGCGCTCGGTGGCCGATTCCCTGGGACTCAAGACCGAGGGCAAGCTGGGCGCGCAGGGCGTGGGGGGCACCACGGACTTCGGCTTCACCCAGGTGGACTCGCTGGTAGTGGGCGGGGTGAAGATCGGCTCGCAACGGATCATCGCCATCGCGCTGCCCGGGATCCGTGCGCTCCTGGACCGGCCCCTCGCGGGCATCCTGGGCTACGACTTCCTGTCGCGCTTCGCGGTGAGCGTGGACTACTCCGGCAAGCAGGTCACGTTCTCCGACCCCGCCGCGTGGCAGGCGCCCGAGAGCGCGCACGCGGTGGCCATGGAGCTGGTGCACAACGTTCCCGTGGTGACCGCCTCCTGCGACGGCATCCCCGGCCGCTTCGTCGTGGACACCGGCAACAACGGCAGCCTGCTGCTGCACGGCCCGTTCGTGCGCGAACACCGCCTCATGGAAAACACCGCCCGCAAGCTGCAGGTGCGGGTGCGCGGCGCGGGCGGCGAGGAGACCAACACCACGGTGCGCATGAAGAGCTTCGAGCTGGGCGGGTTCACCCTGGCCAACCCGCTGGTCAGCCTGTCCAGCTCGCAGCGGGGCGTGACCGGCGGCAGCTCCGAGCTGGCGGGCAACATCGGCGGGTGGCTGCTGGAGCAGTTCCGCCTGACACTGGACTACAAGGGCAGGAAGCTGTGGCTGCAGCCGGGCAGGCTGTTCGGCGAAGCGATGAACGTGGGACGCCTCGGCTGGCAGGTCGCCAAGCTGGACGGTCAGCTGCGCGTGGTGGGCGTGGCCCCGGGCACCCCCGCCGCGGACGCCGGCGTGGAGGAGGGCGATCTGCTCATGACCCTCGAGGACCAGGACATCCACGGGCTCACCGGCGAGATGCTGCGCAAGGTGACCGACCAGCCCGCCGGCACGAAGCTCACATTCGGGCTTAAGCGCGCCGGCGAGGAGAAGGTGGTGCAGGTGACGCTGCGGGATATTCTGTAG
- the hflX gene encoding GTPase HflX, which yields MTRAFYDTRSSGRRERAVLVGFDFHATVDVEVSLRELALLADTAGADVCAQMRQKRGKPSPSTYLTKGKVEEAAALLKEHEADLLVCDEDLSPAQIRNLEKAVDAKVIDRSELILDIFSRRARTRESRLQVELAQLEYSLPRLTGMWKHLERLGGGIGTRGPGETQLETDRRLVRTRISNLKKQLEKVEAERQVQRKSRTGSYRVAIVGYTNAGKSTLMKALTSADVFIEDRLFATVDSTTRRLKIGHKDHPVLVTDTVGFIRKLPHHLVASFRSTLSEVLEADLLYHVADAADPALADHLEAVEQVLHELGADQTPRLLLLNKVDRLDEEARLFVRARHSDCILTSARTGLGLAEVKRRTLEARTEKLLT from the coding sequence ATGACCCGAGCCTTCTATGACACCCGATCCTCCGGACGGCGCGAGCGCGCCGTCCTGGTGGGGTTCGACTTCCACGCCACCGTGGACGTCGAGGTCTCCCTGCGAGAGCTGGCGCTGCTGGCCGACACCGCCGGCGCCGACGTGTGCGCCCAGATGCGCCAGAAGCGCGGCAAGCCGTCGCCGTCCACCTATCTCACCAAGGGCAAGGTGGAGGAGGCGGCCGCGCTGCTCAAGGAGCACGAGGCGGACCTGCTGGTGTGCGACGAGGACCTGTCGCCGGCGCAGATCCGCAACCTCGAGAAGGCGGTGGACGCCAAGGTGATTGACCGCAGCGAGCTGATCCTGGACATCTTCTCGCGCCGCGCCCGCACCCGCGAGTCGCGCCTGCAGGTGGAGCTGGCGCAGCTGGAGTACTCGCTGCCGCGACTGACCGGCATGTGGAAGCACCTGGAGCGGCTGGGTGGCGGCATCGGCACCCGCGGCCCCGGCGAGACCCAGCTGGAGACGGACCGCCGCCTGGTGCGCACGCGCATCTCGAACCTCAAGAAGCAGCTGGAGAAGGTGGAGGCCGAGCGGCAGGTGCAGCGCAAAAGCCGCACCGGCTCCTACCGCGTGGCCATCGTCGGTTACACCAACGCCGGCAAGTCCACCCTGATGAAGGCGCTCACCTCCGCCGACGTGTTCATCGAGGACCGGCTCTTCGCCACCGTGGACTCCACCACCCGGCGCCTGAAGATCGGGCACAAGGACCACCCGGTGCTGGTCACCGACACGGTGGGCTTCATCCGCAAGCTGCCCCACCACCTGGTGGCCTCCTTCCGCTCCACGCTCTCCGAGGTGCTGGAGGCGGACCTGCTCTATCACGTGGCCGACGCCGCCGACCCCGCGCTGGCCGACCACCTGGAGGCGGTGGAGCAGGTGCTCCACGAGTTGGGCGCGGACCAGACGCCGCGGCTGTTGCTGCTCAACAAGGTGGACCGGCTGGACGAGGAGGCGCGCCTGTTCGTGCGCGCCCGTCATTCGGACTGCATCCTGACTTCCGCGCGCACCGGCCTCGGGCTGGCGGAGGTGAAGCGCCGCACGCTGGAAGCGCGGACCGAGAAGCTGCTGACCTAG